The DNA window catctctttgcatatttttatattttgtgaaaagatgtcatgtacatcatagaatataaactggaaatttacatcctgtttgtcccatacaatgttgtgctaactgtataacctaagatctaacctgatattattagtgtagaatagagatgtggtagctagaaagattacagagaaaattttaattgcaactgccttgccagatatgagcccaattagcaatttgctgatgaatacattattttcctatacagctcttaggcctcctttcttaaaagtactggagccgactatcattgcaatctttcctgtttttgatctgtccacaggtggttagtaagtactttccctctgaccaagccacagattttattgaggccatactggatggtatgctgtctgctagcccctcctgtgccacagcagccggtctgtggatgaaaatcatcctgaaggagtgtggaagtgccatgctggatgaggtaaaatagaagctggagaggtttttctggctaacctgcaggctttcaggtctttgccatcatttgcagtgaatacaagtcttgctgtttctccccctgggattggaaggtaattccatctgtgttcctatcctgagtcaggcaatgagggaatcaacagcagaagacagagataatctaacgatacatctgcactagctcgttagttcgagctgggtagggtaatgagggcaagcggagttgcaaatgaagcccgagatttaaatatcccgggcttcctttgcatgttccctggcgccaccatttttaaatcccccttagtccgaactccgtgcccgcggctacatgcggcatggactaggtagttcaaattaaagatcctaattcgaactaccgttacccctcatggaattaggatctttaattagaactacctactccatgccttgtgtagccgcaggcactgtgttcggattaagggggattttaaaatggcagcacccgggaacatgcaaatgaagcccgggatatttaaatcctgggcttcatttgcaactctgcttgccctcattaccctacctagctcgaactaacaagctagtgtagccgtaccccaagtgaaaaggaagatgcttgattatttgtctatcttgttgtcacagtttccagccatgaaaggcttggaaaaattagactccgagtaaaatgcaaaaagagaatatccggccccaagagacaagctaagtgaactacatcttagggcctcagataatgaggggtctctaaaaataccccaaaattgctagtttttacttgcctctttgcctatgtacagatagatagatagatagatagatagatagatagatagatagatagatagatagatagatagatagatagatagatagatagatagatagatagatagatagataactttattatttctattttcattgtcatttctgttagaataatacatgttgtTTTGGAAATGCagtgaggcctctttaacttgacatagcttagggcctcagcatgtttTAACCCGGTGTtacagccaggtatgggcagtgatatgtataatttttgtgggttaaatctatgcagccatgtctaaatacttgttttttgaagggaggattttctacaagaacagcaaattgctaaacgactaaataaacgttttggttctgcagaatgaatggagagaatggaaaaaggacattttttctggttttattctgtccaggtgccagataTCCTGAGtataatatatatacatatgcCTACCATcgagcagggtagcttgaggcagttcctggtggagtcAGTGTCCATTCTTGctcaccatcacctagaggcagtgatcttcagcctcctcatcaaacatctgccgatggacaggtatatactgctccttacagtgttcattttggtaaccatggatcccacggcttcactggaagatgtaaggcttcatttaagccacagacagtttgagataattcctaaaggttaatagcttgggtctttctgcagaaaggtccaagaccatgtcaaggtgggtgcagggagaaattaagtgtcattctgtttccattaattaatagttgctttggcatcctaaagacttccctttactggcatcactggagtggatttttgcctctccagacccctgaactaacaccctggaaattgccagtgactgttcattttctggtagcatgaaagcttcaaatccaaattcctggctgattagcaaggatagggcaccaggcttttggtatcagcaagggcatggctgctggaatggagttgtcattcttggtacttaaagacagggcggtaagcatatctatcatttcattcaaacatccctagctgaattatcagtcatcagtgctggaatctaagaacataagaacggctgtagtgggtcagaccaaatgtccatctagcccaggatcctgtcttcagacagtggccaatgccaggtgccccatagggagtgaacagaacatgcccattctggcaaatagaggccagggaatgccatttgtgaagaggtcatgggctagccacaaatatttgttctcatagttgtacatccagttagtaggaagatcatttttctttcttcaacttgtctcccaggccctgatctttgggcatcatatgctcatgattccatatctactgagaagtaggaaaacaggaactgtgattagagctctgtgtcctttccttctgaagtctagcattaatggttatggtgcagtaagactagggttgtgtctatacagcaccctaaacttgaaataagatgcacaatttgcactccgcaaattgcgtatcatattttgcatagcctattttgaaatgtggcgcttctacacagcaccaaatgtcgaaataatgtgctatttcaagccatcccttatccctcatgcaccaaagtttattgggatggcaaaatagtgtgcccattattttgaaaactatttcaaaataacgggctgcttgtgtaaatgtggggtagctatttcgggatacctccaggatcccaaaacagtcatgcactgtagaaatgtaacctgaaatgtaacttaacttagttctgtaactagaaactcaatatgtaaaacatgaggaccatataaggaggacagcactctgaacttgctcatcatagggagggcttgacaaataatacaatctactcacccatggcgtgtagattgtaacctggaagagccaggttcgggcgacctgtgcatgcgcagaacgatctgtgcatgcacagatcgccggacagcgcggttggtgagccctgatcatagtcaaggagaaaatttgttctttacttgaatatgatgcatatagtcagagccacaaaagtctccaggggtcacatataacttatgttaaattgcagtgacaccactgagctgtggagatctctggggacagatcccttgctcgcccctcaagtcctgaaggtcctaatagaaaaaataaagactccaacaagtcAAGAAGGAAggatgacctcagagacagaaaccgacctgcatttagcagctgctgaacctctcatagtaagttagacgacagacatgtatttctctgccttgtgacaaacatgctgatggaaagctagatgagtggtataatattgtcatatgggcacttcttttctgaagtactgtttcctggattccagctgtgctttctgtggaacAACAGATGACAGATTTAGAgcatgtggctgattcacttaatactatctggcaattagaaagtctttgaatcagatttcttacagtgctttgcagatGTTTTGTACAACTCACAACATGCTTTGATAGGtcgtacacatttttacagctatgggacgctaaggcacacatggagtgaattgctctcggtcattcatcaagttagtgacaggagtgagaatttagtccagcaggtatcagaaggggagagagtgtgatagtgttaggaagagacctcttcttttaccatgctctcctttcaggcaacatgtgccatctttgaagtggtgtcagcattgcagctgagcaaaactgtgcaggagctgttcccggagttgtttaCTGTTctcctgcagcagatcagccaaactctaggacaaaagatgcctttgcccaggatgagcagccgaaggaggttattcagaaaaggacaacaactatgtgagggcaacccttgcaggtaattagaagaaagggagcaaaacaaagagaatctcagtccatttgtgtgacactccccaggagttctcagggttatgaggcaccttaccatcacctgcttttaatatgagaaagtcttgtttgtgcttgctataggtcagttccctgaaaccaccaacctctggcaacacaaacactactatctaggcctcctcaggcctcagtctctttgtcctctctttctgactacagcttagagaatctctatcaatggattctcctctaagagaagtctccctgcgatgtacgtgcatctccgcaccaatcagcgttcccccatctcttagtttaaaaactgctctacggccttttaatgtttagtgccagtagtctggttccaccctggtttaggtggagcccatccttcctgtataggctccccctctcccaaaagtgtccccagttcctgataaatccaaacccctcttccctacaccatcgtctcatccacgcattgagactctgaagctttgcctgcctacctggtcctgcgcgtggaactggaagcatttccaagaatgccaccatagaggtcctggatttcagtctctttcctagcaacctaaatttggcctccaggacatctctcctacccttccctatgtcattgatacctacatgtaccacaaccaccggctcctccccagcactagacataagtctatctagatacctcgagagatccacaacctttgcaccaggcagtcaagtgaccatacagttctcccggtcatcacaaacccaactatctatgtttctaacgatcgaatcactcactactaacacctgcctcttcctaacatctggcattccctccccctcagaggtatcgttggtgcgagaggataccgcaacatcctcgggaaggagggtcccaactacgggatggtttccctctgctcccattaaattctctgttcccttgagactttcatcctccttaagagcactgggactctcagactggaggtgggacagtactacagtgtcctggaaagtctcatcaacatagctctctacctctgttagctcctccagttcagccaccctggcctccaaagcccgaactcggtctctgagggccaggagctccttgcaacaggtgcacacatacgccattcgcccacagggcaggtaatcatacatgttacactcgacgtaataaacaggatagcctccactctgctgctgggcttctgtctccatttttttatgaataaatttaagtaaaaactgggcttattaaatctctggaatatagattattataaaagttaggtttaaagaagatcagaagtcactagtgccctctaaactcccactCCAAAGTCCCTCTCCAAGCTCCCTGTTCGCggactcacaggcttatatagctctggtagcccctcccccgactgaggctcagccaattaacataggcttctagatttcaaaccttttagaagctccttcaaacaaacaaacaaacaaacagacagacagacagacagacagacagacagacacagacagacaccaaactaaaccaaacagagaaacacaagctcagcacacaacaaataaccccccccccccacacacaaacacactcccttttcatccatctcacacacaacAGTCTTGAGCCCCCACTCAGTagcttgggaaattcacacacctctggatgcctctgagaggcaatgcttccccacttgcaagcacagagtctgagtgtagaaaagaaacttttaatgaaagagagagagagaggtcacatggcattagcttgggaaaataccacagccagagttcataaccaacccacgagtaaccatcccagctcaaatggattgagcaatgtcctttgcccctcaggctcactagtccaacaatttAAGGGtcccattcacttacccaaactttctccataccccacttcaaatgccccacttacagctctgtcagtacagtcccagacacatcaccctgatgactccacccattgagcctgaggccatgccaccttcgTGCTGCTCTTGTGGTCTGCTGCtccaccagccgctctgctggctgcctgccactgctcctctccagctgccctgctggccaccctctggtctctcccaccagcccctctgctgaccgcaatgggtctggctccaggccaaaccagtgacttcacctcttagtgatttcaactctttagctaccacctaggctggcaaaaagtttctagcttccactggaataacaaaaagactcctaatggagtctgctttaggtctaccCTTAgaaggcggggggcgggggggggagagacaggttgaaccagccttacagctgacacctggcaggcatgaagcaggctggctcaagccctttgtccccaactcagttcactcagctctggaagggggaggcttgtttatctgagaccccttacaatgatggtgtctctcctgcaagcactggtgtcatattttacagttcctacatttaggggtagcatggtttgtgaccccacaacagccaaattagttacaatacatcacattccattctgaCAACCAGTCCTCCAtgagccctggctgaattggatttatataaccacaccccagattccttccccatcccagcatgaagCAGTTAATTATCATACaggcctgtatttacatatcaacagttaattatcttacagggctaaacaatttgagtgagcatgcCCACCCCCAAAATGTGGTGTAGTCTCTCCTTTTCGCTGGCTgattgcaagcagtagttcagcccctgcttacacttatACTTTAGAACTCAGCTCTGGAAAACATACAACACTTAGATGTATTTATAGGGAAAACAAGAACTGGTATATTATCAAAGAACAGAGATGTCAGTGATAATGAGTTAGAATACAGGCAAAAAATGGTTAGAGCCCTGCGCGAATACAAACATCTACCCCTGGACACGGAGATCTGCAGATAGACATTGGGTTCTGCACatccacagggctctgctcccaagaGCCATTGTGACCAACAGAGAGGCGCATGGCCCTGTCATGCCTGGGAACCAGTGTCctgcaccagcagctcctcccatccGCACTGCTGTGTGGTGTCAGTTGAAGGGCACACATTGCTCTGTGTCTCGCAGGTCCACCTGCTGCTCTTTTAAGGGTAGCCAAAACTACATCAGGGTTATTTTCAGGCCCCACTTTGCAGAACGCTAccttctgtggctggtttccattTCCTGTCATAAACTCTCCAAACTTCGGAGGAGTCGTTGCCATCCCTGGGCTTGTTCCCATATAAATTCCTGCTGGTTCTTTTGCTGCTAAGCCTAGCAGGCAAACAAGGACTGGTTTTCTGCATGGTGGGATTGTTGGAAGGTCTGCAGGGCCTTCTACTCCTGCAATTTTCAACTGGGTTTATTTCAAGGGctaagaagcagggctggcattagactaGCGGCATCTcagggcagaaagctgaagcTCTGAGCCCAGATGGGCTGGAGCATTGAGGCCCAGCACCTTGCAGTAAATCCTGAGCCCCAATGTCCTGTGGGGTTACAGACTGGAGCTGGAAGTCCTAAGCCCCAGTGCCTAGCATGAC is part of the Pelodiscus sinensis isolate JC-2024 unplaced genomic scaffold, ASM4963464v1 ctg44, whole genome shotgun sequence genome and encodes:
- the LOC142824859 gene encoding maestro heat-like repeat-containing protein family member 2B; this translates as MKEEGKKLEDTLHIELMYECSLEALSELMKILLEEEPTPDWFQEMFHLLETWLSSEKEWERGRALQASVWLLTAYQEIVNSTPQETFHQFGYLIGLLAPYTCASVTTSRQLVVDCINCLLNIQGQCTNLGSADEELRCLREALTTPDPEALFQTSCKMAKVVSKYFPSDQATDFIEAILDGMLSASPSCATAAGLWMKIILKECGSAMLDEVPDILSIIYIHMPTIEQGSLRQFLVESVSILAHHHLEAVIFSLLIKHLPMDSDTTELWRSLGTDPLLAPQVLKVLIEKIKTPTSQEGRMTSETETDLHLAAAEPLIATCAIFEVVSALQLSKTVQELFPELFTVLLQQISQTLGQKMPLPRMSSRRRLFRKGQQLCEGNPCR